AAAAACTAACAAGTTCCATATTTACGCCACTAATTGAGatgagttaatttttttattattttatatcttgaaaataaagGTTTGTTgggcattattttatattaaaaaattcttttatttttcactgaTGAATACGCTGtttcatttgtttataatttttttggtataccttgtatatataggatgtaactaaaaaaacatataaagcTCACTCTCAAATACAGGACACCAATTCAAATCGAAAAATCCTGagccatttttttatctgagcTTTCTATTCAATCTTATATGGTGTTAAAATAAGCTAATTAGCGTTTGTTTATAGTGGAAAGCTCTACTTGTTATGAGGTAGCATCGAAAAGTATTAGTCTCCCTATAGACAGGCGTTGACTGGCTATCTTTAACATTGTATAAGAATGAATAGAAAGCTCAGATCAAAAAATGATTCAGGATTTTTCCATTTGAATCTGTATTTGATGatatgttctatatatattttttttaattactctatatacacatatctatatacagggtgtccccgaattgccCGATCAACTCttgtgggtagatagagcgtgttaaactgaaaacaaaagtgttatatcattttgctaaattcgcaataattaatgaaatataaattaataaaaatcggccaatccgtgccagtataagcgcgtGGTGCGAAGAAAcctcctacttgttacttgatactaggcgcgcgacGAGACAGTAGGCGGAGCGCTCTACAAAGGGCGTACAAAGGGTGTACTGAAAGGGACACGTACAGTGCGCGCTGTGTTTATGGCTTGCCGCgtgcctagtatcaagtaacaactgggaggtttcttcgcgccgcgcgcttatactggcacggattggccgatctttattaatatatatctcattaattattgcgaatttagcaaaatgatataagacttttgttttcagtttaacacgctctatctacccacgaaaGTTGATCTGGTAATTcgggaacaccctgtatataaacacacacgcatatatatatatatatatatatatgtatatatatatatatatatatatatatatatatatatatatatatatgtgcgtacGTATGTGCGTACGTATgtgcgtatgtatgtacgtatgtgcgtatgtatgtacgtatgagCGTATGTGTGAGAATATGTATGtgcgtatatatgtacgtatgtatgcatatataatgcgtgtatgtatgtatgtacatatatatgtacgtacgtatgtacgcatgtatgcatgtatgtatgtaggtagctatgtacgtatgtatatgtataatacagtcaattttctttacaaaattcagcagtgtattattataattttctgatttttaagaatttatatgtaataatttataatacactcTTAATGaagaaatgaattattaatcataaattattgtaaatatttaatgcactTGACGATTGTTAAGCCCGTTTTATGATGCCATATCTATTTCTTTCGAGTCGTCGATCTTTTTATCTTGACGCGAGAATATCTTTGcattttacataaacaaaaaattagaatCTCGGTCAAATTAActagcaataaaatataaactatttaatgTATTGTACGTATTCTCTTTAGAAGTAAAAACAGTAGCtgcaaatatatgaatataatcatCATTATAACCGGAATAGCTACGCGATTTGTACGATTCTTAATTAGCGCGAGAAGTATCTTAAGGAGTTTGTTCACCATCGTATTCGTAGTTCTACGTACGTGGAAAATAATAGTATTGTAGAAACGTGTGAATGTTTTTATGAAGTGAAGTTGCATATTTTTACGAAGcatctcttaatttttaaagtttttacaagtataagttttttaattcatatatagcAGAATTTATGaagttatattgtaataatatgcGGCTATTGCTGCATGTTTGTATCTTGCTCTGacttataaagatatatgtaaaaatcgtgctttttaactttgaatttttcgcaaaaactATGCAGATTAATTGTGCAAAgcatatgagtatatatatatatatatatatatatatatatatatatatatatatacatatatatgtacatatataactacaaatatatgtatattatatcacaaataatatagtatttaaattatttttatataattcgctATTTCATTAAAGACTGGTAGAAATAACATCTTCTAAGGTGAATaaattccttaataataacattacacacacacacacacacacacacacacacacacacacacacacacacacacacacacacacacacacacacacacacacacacacacacacacacacacacacatttaaaattatatactaatttctatcaatgtaatttgtattatacacAGTCTTTTCGCATGATTTTTGCGGGAAATgttttgatataaatgaattcaaaaataaaatcgaagttatagaaaatattcacaaaaatGCTCGattttaaacactttttttCGCTTTTGAAAGTGTTTATCACTTCGCATGACTATTCCGTTTGCGATGTTAAAAGGATGCAAATTAGATACAACGCGAGTCGATTCAATGCCTTATGACTAATGTTTTCAATTGCGTCATAATGCACtaattatatatggtattatTTGGCGTGtgaataatagaataatcttGTATGTTGCGAGGTCTTGCTGAGAATAATAGTTATTAAGACAAATTATTGCACTCACCTTCTGTATACGCGTTATAGGGTGTATATCGAATGTACTCCAACTGAAAATagaatgagaaaatattgtcTTTTGACAATTTATCCATTCATTCTCTGATCAAGgtcataattatcaattaatataatctgtCTTAGCGccaattatttgataatgccagtgtgaaatattataagaactATATTATGGTTTGGcgattacttaatatataaaagattacatttaaatatatttaaatataatgtatcgaaattaaaaggaaaatgttataaaaaaagataaaaacaagGACATACTATCATTGACTAAAGACatcctaaattttttttaatacatttaataataattagattttaaataacgtGACATAATGTTATGAATTGCAATGTTTTCGTTacttttataatgaatatacaaGAGGCGCAGAATGCAAGATGTAAAATCaaatgagatatttattttgaataggTATATTTGcgctttgtaattaataattgtaattaataattgtaattaaatgattttttgcTATTGGTTTTTTACTTAGCTTTAAttagtgatatatatatatatatatacacagggtgtctcataactaacgagccaacgctcgtgagcgggTAGAGCGgcttaaatggaatagaaaagtcctgtaccattttgcgattttcggaataattattgagaaattaatttacaaagattggcaaatccggcgcgagtatcaggcCGCTGCAAAAAAGATGACAAAAAAGACGGCCTTAAGGACGgtcgctaagcgcgcgcggcgtaaataggcgccattgcctcgtggttaccaggggcatagacgagaagcattgataagaacaatagattagcgattattatttagcgaccgacctagcggtgggccgtccttctcaccatcttttttgcggcgggctgatactcgcgccggatttgccgatctttgtaattcaatttctcattaattattctgaaaatcgtaaaatggtacaggatttttctattccatttaacccgctctacccgCTCATCAGCGTTGGCTCGTTATGagataccctgtatatatatatatatatacagggtgaccCAGAACAATCTttcgtccgtaaaatgacgtatttctgacacaattctaagacaatttttcctttaccaaaatttgatttgaagcgtagtttttgtgttataagcaaaaatagttagcaaatcacgcgtcgagtatagaaggcaggcagaAGCGGCGCGGCACACCgacgggcgcagctgaccgtccgacgggtgattaccgccgcatgagtcgctaactattttatcttatagcataaaattatgctttaaataaaattttggaaaaaataaagaagaaaatgtcttataattacgtcaggaatacatgttccttaaaataacattaatgaccaaaagttgttccAGATCGCCGGCCGttggacgctgcgatcagctgattgctacacgcgatgtgtgtatgtctgagtgtgtgcgtaaaaggAAGGGAGtgagtgaaagaaagagagagagagaaataaccgccttcgcgacggcgacgctccttcgattgtcatcgacattgtcgtcaACGACTTCAGActaatcgatatattgattttccggctcagctgagagacacatcgcgtgtagcaatcagctgatcgcagcgtccaacgttattttaaggaacacttattcctgacgtaattataagacattttcttctttaccaaaattttatttaaagcataattttatgttataagataaaatagttagcgactcatgcggcggtaatcactcgtcgaacGGTCAGCTGCGTCCGCGCTCGCAGTGTGCCGCGCCGTTCCTATCTGCCTTCtgtactcgacgtgtgatttgctaactatttttgcttataactcaaaaactaagcttcagatcaaattttggtaaaggaaaaattgtcttaaaattgtgtcaggaatacgtcattttacggacggaaggttgttctgggacaccctgtatatatatatatgtatatgtacaggATGTCCCAGACTTACCGAATTATCTGATAATGGTGGATTCCTGAGGTCATTTAAACGAAAATCCTAATACCAAAATGTCaaggctacaatagttttcaaatggtAAGAGTTTAAAGTTGACCAATTAACACGACAAAACTTCACGCGCTCAGGCACATCGCATATTAAAAGTGCCACCgcactaaatttaataattatcgacattgaaatattgataaattatgtatttaatttattgttgagTTATTGTgtcttaacaataaattaaatacataatttatcaatatttcaatgtagataattaaatttagtgtgGTGGCACTTTTAATATGCGACGTGCCTGAGCGCGTGAAGTTTTGTCATGCTAATTGGTCAACTTTAAACTCTTaccatttgaaaactattgtagcctcgacattttggtATTAAGATTTTTGTCTCTAAATGACCtcaggttaggttaggttaggttaggttaggtccATTATCAGATGATTCGGTaagtctgggacaccctgtgtaTCTATATCagaaatttgtatacatttctaactgtatttattcttctttatttatatatttatctatcaatttattgatttatttattcattattcaacaagaaaagttaaaataaaattttaatagagaaaatgtACCGTAAGCACGAAGGATCCCATGGCATGCTACGCTCCTAAATATTCCGGCCGCGCGCCGTCTGATTAGTCaactttaattgttataacTCGCTAAATAATGGTCTGGGCCAAAATCGggaaagaaactttttattcacAATTCCACCTTCTTTCACCCCCTAAAGTGTTAATTGAGAATTATGAGGCACcctatatatttactaaaaagaTAGTCATGAGAAAATTAACGTAAGAATTCGTACAAGAAGACAACTGTCTCAGGATTTTATGCCAATAGCTTatagtacaatatattacttaataatcAAAAGACTCGAacaaattactataatttcattgttattatttatattactgtacacatttttctaattctaacaatttttaaaaatttttaaaaatcttgcacaattaaaaatttcgattattCACAAACATAATTGAATAAGAATCTGAAAATGCGCAACATTTAAGAaacatcatataattttattttaaggcTACTGAGTATTCACCGCGGCCATATTGATTTATGCGAAAAGTAGCGAGAAATGACACCCTGATTTGTGTTGCAactgacatgtaaataaaaacatattttaacgaaataatactACCAATGTCTTTAGCacatctaaaaaaatgtacgacTGGTAATCCTTTCTCttgacaattgataaatagCCGTAAATTGAGTCCGAAATAAACCTTtgaaatgcggaaaaacaCGCGATTTGACAGCTGCCGAAAGGAGAGGAAAGTGTTACTTTACATAGTTTATTCCTTACACAGCTTAGCAGCCGTAcattttcacaagtttcataaatacgttgcacatcacaacactagcaaaaaacaaataattacgacgtaGGTTACAACATAAATTGGGCTGTCATTTCTCGCATACGAGACTATTTTTTACGCTTTCTAGTTCATTGATTTATAGCAGTGAGGCGTTGCATGAGAATTTTGACATGTGGGTAACATGTTGATAACATGTAGGTAACGTAGGACATATTTATAGGCTGCGTTCTTTTTGAACGCTCACGCGCTGAAAGCATCATACTATCTTTGTCGCTTATTATATGTCGAAAAAGATACtacaattttcatattatatgtcatcttgttataaaaaataaatttttttattgcggaTTTTATCggttagaaaataattttaataagatttttgtgattaaaatgacactAAACACAATATGaatcggataatttttaattacataaataatattttgattatttatgtaattaaaaattatccgatttatATCGTGTATGGTGTCactttaatcgcaaaaatctcattaatccattacaattattttcggaccaataaaatgcgaaatgtaaaaattttattttcctgcGAAAAGATGAAATATGATACGAAAGACTGGAGATAAAGGAAGGCTTTATCTCCAGTCTTTCAAGGATTCGATTTTCGAGCCGCGTCATTTAGACATCACTGGCTGATATGATCgctaatgaaaatttatcgggaaaataaataaaagaaaggtttttttagtttaaaatttttaatgttaatttatttaataactatatatattatcagagACAAGCCTGAGAGGTGCCGTTTTTGAGGAGGGAACCCATTCTCACCGCGgtacagtggcgctaactggatCGATTTTAGAGCCGGTGGAACTACGTAGCTGGATCGACTTTCCAGCGATTCGCatccgtgctagatccacaaattatggttcgtgtccgtgctagatccataattgtggatctcaaaagtacgaaacatATACATTCATTAAGGAGATCCTAAACGCTTCTTTTTTACCGACGAACCACATAAAAACTTTGCGtgtacagatattttttttggctACTCAAATCGATAAATCCTTTTCCACAATTGATGTACTTATAAGAACAAAGAATGGGCGCTATAATTTAAGCTAAGAAAGggaaaaaagtaagaaattacAGTTTTGTTATCTGCTCGTCATGTCAAcatttgtttgaaataaaaattctgcaGTTTTTccatacacaatatatagcGCCCATTCTTTGTTCTTATAAGTACTTCAATTGTGGAAAAGGATTTATCGATCTGAGTagccaaaaaaaatatctgtacacgcaaaatttttatgcggTTGTGTGATGCGAGATCGAGACacaaagagtaaaaaagagCCGTAAATAGTTGCCTAATATCGTGATAGATGGcattacgatttttttctggGCCATGTTCGCTTGCAAGCTGAAAGTGTGTTCtgtctttgttcaactttcaataagtaacaaagatagaatgacgtTTTTAGCTAAGGCAAATTTAGTCTATGTATTGCTGTTGCTTTTTCACAAGCTCGtctaaacatttatatctCTGTTTTCTTACATGAAAAAGCGATATGTAAGCGAGTgattagaaaaagataaagtaattatatatatatataaagtatataaagattatatatatacatatataaagatatatgaagattatatatatataataaactcaaCACTTTACTCTCGACCAAACTGGCATatattacatcaaaattaCACTTCACAACGTTTCGACCTTCATTTAGGTCCTTATCAAGTGATCTACAAtgttgttaatttataattagtacaagaacatttatttaacaaaaagaattagtttattatgtaaaaataataggaattaatatttcacataagTCGATAATTAGCGAGTTAAATTCAATGGGAATcaatgttacaaaattttaaagagtATCGATATTTACTGATTAGATTAGATGTAACATGGTAAACACTATTTTTCGTGTCAGTTAGACAGCACGtcttataaatgcaaatgtttTAGAGAGACTAGAGgacattcaatattttgtcatatatGATGTTTAAGTTATCCATGTCCTTTTGTAAATTGATAGTgttgttgtttatttttataaagaacatttcagcaatttctctttttctgacGTGTTTTTCATTATGTAAAATCGTAGGTAATGACCAGTCAAAATCATGGTTAAAATCAATTCTATGTTTGCTAATTACTGAGTGGTTACTCtcatgcatttttatatttctgaaatgttctttaacgcgagtgatgagaTGTCTTTTGGTTTGTCCAATGTAAGACAAATTAcaattcttacaattaattttgtaaacgaCCTCTGTCTTGTTTTCAATGGGTAATTTATCTTTACCTAATGTAATTATGCAGTTCAatttatttggaattttataTACCACTTTGAACCCTGCGTTCTGGCACCAACGTTTGAAgcaaatagaaaacaaaattcaacgttcaatttttcgatttattcGTTACTTCACATTAGTAGTTGCTCAGTCTCCTACGTGTACGTTTCGCAAGAAATATTGTCGTACGAAAATGAGTTATACTGCCGTGGAATATACGGATATGATTATCACGTACGGAATGGCCGGGAAAAATGCACGTGCCGCGGCGCGTTTGTACGCGGAGCAATTTCCCGAGCGTGAACGACATCCCAATCACTTAGTGATTTTAAGGTGTATACAACGCGCACGAGAAACGGGAGTTTTTGTAGCAAATCGCCAAACTGCTGGTGCACCAATGCAGTATGGTGTAAATGATGAGGAGAGGGTTCTCGGAGCAGTGAAGGATAATCCTCAGATTAGTGTGCACTGTTTGGCTAGGATGCTTGGTCTCTCACGAAACATAGTGCATCGTATCTTGCGCCAAAATGGATTACATCCATTTCATTTTCCACGAGTACAGCAACTTTTGCCGAGAGACCGAGAACCACGCATCTATTTTTgtgaaagtatttttatttatttatttaatgtattttcctgttatttttaataaatattaatagtcggCGAAACATGCACAGGGTTTCTTGTACAATGTCGGCGGGATGATTCTTTTCCCGACCGCATTCTATGGACTGATGAGGCCACCTTCACGCCCAACGGTATTTTTAATagacgtaattttttattatgggcGGAAGAAAATCCGCACGTCATTCGAGAACACGCTTTTCAATATCGTTGGGCAATTAATGTATGGGCAGGAATAACGGCGAACGAAAtcgtaagtaataaatttacagagtaatctaaaaaaattttttcttgcagcttcactaaattatttatttcggaAATTTTCAGATTGGTCCCTACTTTCTACCGCCTCGTTTAAATGGAGAAGCATATACAAATTTCCTCCAATCAATTGCCTGtacttttggaaaatattcccCTCCGCGCAAGAGCGCAACTAATTTTCCAGCACGACGGGGCACCTGCACATTTTTCGCGACAGGCACGCGAATTTTTAAACGCGCATTATTCGGACAGGTGGATGGGTCGAAATGGCCCAATCATCTGGCCGCCGCGATCGCCAGATCtaaatgtattagattattttgtaTGGGGATATATCAAAGATTTGGTCGAACACCAGCGTAATGGTACAGAAGCGGAAATGCGAGAAGCAATTCTCGCAGCTTTTAATACCATCACGCCGGATATGGCATATCGCGCGACGCGCAATATTATTCGAAGGGCCGAACTCTGTGTACGAGAACGAGGAAGGCATTTCGAACaattttagctttaaataATGAGTGGATTAGACCTATTGGGGATaccactataaaaaaaatgcgccTTGCTATCTACCGCAAGGTGGTGAGGAAACGATAGCACATTTTTTATGCTGCGTGCGCgcgtacgagagagagaggggaagaga
Above is a genomic segment from Anoplolepis gracilipes chromosome 3, ASM4749672v1, whole genome shotgun sequence containing:
- the LOC140663791 gene encoding uncharacterized protein produces the protein MGNLSLPNVIMQFNLFGILYTTLNPAFWHQRLKQIENKIQRSIFRFIRYFTLVVAQSPTCTFRKKYCRTKMSYTAVEYTDMIITYGMAGKNARAAARLYAEQFPERERHPNHLVILRCIQRARETGVFVANRQTAGAPMQYGVNDEERVLGAVKDNPQISVHCLARMLGLSRNIVHRILRQNGLHPFHFPRVQQLLPRDREPRIYFCERFLVQCRRDDSFPDRILWTDEATFTPNGIFNRRNFLLWAEENPHVIREHAFQYRWAINVWAGITANEIIGPYFLPPRLNGEAYTNFLQSIACTFGKYSPPRKSATNFPARRGTCTFFATGTRIFKRALFGQVDGSKWPNHLAAAIARSKCIRLFCMGIYQRFGRTPA